The DNA window GACAGCCTCGAGCTGTTTCTTGCCCTCGCTCTTCGAAGGGTTGCGGTAAGCGGCCACGATCTTCTGATAGATCCTCCAGGTCGCCTCGACCTCGACGTGCTCATCCACAGCGAAGACTCCGGCCAGTCGACTGTGTTGCTTGCCGGTGAGCAGGTCAGCGCCGGTCCGAAGCGTCCTCCGGGTTCCGTAGAGAGGATCACCAGAGCGTCCCCGGTGTCCCAGGGTGTCTTGTTGGACCCGCTGCCGGCACCGATCGAGTGCATCCCCGGCCAGGGCGACGACGTGGAAGGGGTCCATCACCGCGGTCGCCTGCGGGAGTTCCTCGGCGGCGGCGGTCTTGAACCCGGTGAACCCGTCCATGGCCACCACCTCGATCCCGTCCCGGAACTGCTTGTTCTGGGCGTCGAGCCAGGTCTTGAACACCTGCTTCGAACGCCCGTCGACCATGTCCAGCAGCCGGGCCGGCCCGGTGCCGTTGCGCACCGGGGTCAGATCGATGATGACCGTGACGAAGTGACTGCCGCGGCCGGTGTGGCGCCAGCAGTGCTCATCAACGCCTAAGACCCTGACCCCGTCGAATCGGGCTGGGTCATTGATCAACAGTTTCGTTCCGGCGGTGAGCACGGCGTCATTGACCGTGTGCCAGGCGGCGCCGAGGCCGGCCGCGATCCGGGTGACTGACATGCGGTCGATCACCAATGATTTCAGCGCCCAGAGCACCGCGTGGCAGCTGAGTTTCGCTCGTGGTGCCGCGGTGCAGCTGGTGTCTTGGCGCCAGACTCGGGCGCAGTCAGCGCACCGGTATCGGCGCACTCGAACCACGAGTGTGGTGGGACGCCAGCCCAAGGGCACGTGCGCCAACTGGCGCACGACGGTGCCGATGGAGACGCCCTCGGCGCCGCAGTGCCGGCACCATGGGTCGTCTTCGCGGACGCGGCATTCCAACACGGCTCGGTGTTCTTCGAGGCGTTGGCCGGTGATGGTGAGTCCGAGCTGGTCGACCAGGCAGAAACTATCGATGTCAGGGGTGGTGAAAGTAGGCTTGGCCACGTCGAGGTCTTTCTAGATGGGCAGTGTGAGAACTTCCATCTTCGGAAGGCCTCGACGTCTATCTGCACACCGCCACGCCACTACTTCCCCGCAATTGCTACACCCTCAAATGCGAAGAGCCGACAAAGGGGTGGCCCCGAGGATCCACCCCTCTGCACTGCCGGGACTCTGAGTCCCGGGAAAGTCTCTTATCGCTTCTTGGCGTTGCGGTAGGCCTCCACGATGTCGCGGTGCAGACGACCTCGGCTGGAGACCTGGTAGCCGTTCTTCACGGCCCAGTCGCGGATCTGACGCGCCTCGTTCTGCGGAGACGGCGGTGCGATGGCCCGACCCTTACGGATGTAGCGCTTGAGGAGATCGCGCAGTTCTTTGGCGTTGTCGTCGCTCAGATCGATTTCGTAGAACCGCGAGTCCAGGCCGAATGTCACGGTCTCTTTCGCCTCACTGCCGTCGAGATCATCGACGAGGACGACTTCTACTTTCTGAGCCATATGCACCTCACTGCTCAGTTGAGAGAATGCTCAGAAGAACCGGATGCGGTGGCACTCTCAGAAGGGATATCAGACACAGAAAGTATCCCAAGAATAATGTTTCCTGGTCAACTTCAGGGCATCCAGGTTATTTCAAGCTAATCAGTCGCGGTGAATAGCAGAAAACCAGAGCGATTTTCGGCAGACCCCAGTTCCTCAGCGGTCCTGGCCCAGCTCCTCGCGCACCTGCGCCTCGGCGCCGCGCTCCTTGCGGTCAGCGCGGAAGATCGAGCGCATGGCCAGCCAGAACAGCAGGCCGACGCCGACCGACGGGGCCAGAACTTCGAAATACGTCCAGAAGTTTTCCATTGAATTCCTCGCCTCTATTCAGGCTTATGAGTTGTCCACTTCCGGCTTCAGCAGCGGGAAGAGGATGGTCTCTCGGATTCCTGCTCCGGTGAACAGCATGACCAGGCGATCGATTCCCAGGCCCAGGCCGCCCATCGGCGGCGCGCCGTACTCCAGGGCACGCAGGAAGTCCTCGTCGTACTGCATGGCCTCGTCATCGCCCTCAGCGGCCATGCGGGACTGCTCCACCAGGCGCTCACGCTGGACCACCGGGTCCACCAGCTCGGAGAACGCAGTGCCGCGCTCCATGCCGCCGATGATCAGATCCCAGGCCTCGATCACGCCGGGCTTCTCGCGGTGCTCGCGGGCCAGCGGCTGGGCGATCGGCGGGTAGTCGCAGACGAAGGTGGGCTGCATCAGGTGCGGCTCCACGATCTCGCCGAAGAGCTCCACCACCAGCTTCTGGGCGCCCCAGGCCGGGTCCACCTTGACCTCGTGCTTCTCAGCGATCTCCCGCAGCACCTCGGCCGAGGTCTCGGGGGTGATCTCCTGGCCCACAGCCTCGGAGAGGCCGGGGTAGACGCTGAGCCACGTCCACTCGCCGTCGAGGTCCACGGTGACGGGCTCGCCGTCGGGACCTGCGACCTCCACCTGGCGTCCCACACCGCAGGCGTCGGCGGCGTTGCGGATCATCTCCTGCATCCGCTCGGCCATGGTGTACATATCCGCCCAGGCCTCGTAGGACTCCAGGGTGGTGAACTCCGGAGAGTGTGTGGAGTCCACGCCCTCGTTGCGGAACACGCGTCCGATCTCGTAGACGCGGTCGATGCCGCCGACCACAGCACGCTTCAGGTAGAGCTCGGTGGCGATCCGCAGCGTCATGTCCTGGTCAAAGGCGTTGAGGTGGGTCTCGAAGGGACGCGCCTGCGCACCGCCGTGGACCAGCTGCAGCATGGGGGTCTCCACCTCCACATAGCCGTGGGAGTGCAGAGAGTCGCGGATGGACCGAGTGATGGCCGCGCGCTTGTACACCATCTCGCGGGCCTCATCGCGGACGATCAGGTCCGCGTAGCGCTGGCGCACGCGGGTCTCCTCGTTCAGCTCAGCGTGGAGCACCGGCAGCGGGCGGATGGCCTTGGAGGCGATCTCGAAGCTGGTGGCCATCACGGAGAGCTCGCCGCGGCGGGATACCACCACCTCGCCGGTGATGCGGACGTGGTCGCCCAGGTCCACCAGGGATTTCCAGTCGGCCAGGGCCTCCTCACCCACCTCGGCCAGGGAGATCATGGCCTGCAGACGGGAGCCGGATCCCTGCGGGCCGCCTTCCTGCAGAGTGGCGAAGCAGAGCTTGCCGGTGTTGCGGATGAACATCACACGTCCGGTGACCGAGACGGTCTCTCCCGTGGACTCGCCGGCCTCCACGGTGCCGTCGAACCGCTTCCGGACCTCGGCCAGCGAGTCGGTCCGCTCCACCTTCACGGGGAAGGGCTGGACGCCGCGGCTCAGCAGACGCTCACGCTTATCCATGCGGACAGCACGCTGGTCATTGGTATCGAGGTCTTTGGCAGTGGTCTCAGCAGTGGGGTTCTCGGCAGTCACGCCCCAATTGTCCCCTATGGGCGCATAGGGTGCCACTTCACGGAACAGGCATGGGCGCGCGGTGCTGATCCTCCGGTCCCTGGCTCGGATCAGGGTCTGCGGACCCGCCGGATTCCGCGGCATTGGTGGGGGCCACGGCCAGGATGACCAGCACTGCCGCGATGACGGCCAGTCCCGCCCAGCCGAGCCCTGAGAGCTGCTCTCCGACGATGATCACCGCCAGCAGCGCGGCCACGGCCGGCTCGGTCAGGGTCACCGTGGTGGCGGTGCTCGCCGGCACCCGAGTCAGCCCGAATCCGAAGAGCAGATACCCCACGAACATGGGTACCAGGGCCATATAGGCCGCGACGGCGAAGGCCTCCGGACCGGCGATCAGCGGAGCTCCGGTGATCACCAGCACCGGCATCAGCAGCAGACCCCCGACGCCGAACACCGCCCCCATCGAGGCGGCTCGGCCCGCGCCCTCCTCCATCAGGCGGTGCACCGCCCAGGAGAAGGTGGCGTAGGTGGCCCCGGCCACCAGCCCGGCGGCGATGCCGCCCACCGTCTCCGCTGTGGAGGAGGCGGGCTCGTTCATCTTGGCCAGGCAGAGCATGGTGCTGCCGGTGATGCCCAGCCCTGCGGCCAGCATCCACCAGCGGCTCAGCGGCTTGCCGTCCACCAGCCTCTCCAGCATCCCGGAGGCCAGCGGCGCCGAGGCCAGGGACACCACAGAACCGATGGCCACCCCGGCATAGTGCATGGAGCTGTAGAAGGCCAATGGGTAGATCATCACCGCCAGCCCGCCTAGCGCCAGCAGGCCCCAATGCGCGCGCAGCCGCTGGCGGGCGGCCCGCAGCGCCGGCAGAGCGATGAGCGCCTGGAGCAGACCGCCGATCCCCAGGGCGGCCGAACCGATGGCGAAGGGGCCGGCGTCGGGAGCGAAGGTGGCGGCGGTGCCGGTGGTGCCCCACAGGACCGAGGTGATGGTGATCGCCCCGATCCCGAGGCCGCGCCCCTGAACAGTCCCAGTCCTCCTGACAGGCCCAGTCATCGTGGCAGTCCGGTCATCGTGGCAGTCCTGCTCATCGTGTCACCGTGCCGGCGAGCTCACCAGATGGTCACGCGGTCTTCGGGGGCCAGGTACATGGCGTCGCCCTCTGCGGTGCCGAAGGCCTCGTGGAAGGCATCCAGGTTCTTCACGATCTGGTTGGCGCGGAACTCGGCCGGCGAATGCGGGTCGATGCTCAGCAGCGTGATGGCACGCTCCGGGCGGGTCACATGCCGCCAGGCCTGAGCCCAGGCGAAGAAGAACCGCGCATCCTCGCTGTATCCGTCGATCTCCTGGGGCTCCACACCCTGCTGCTCGCGCCACAGAGCCAGAGCCTTATGCGCGATTCCCAGGCCGCCCAGGTCACCGATGTTCTCACCCAGGGTCAGCTCACCGTTGACCGTGTGGTCGCCCTCGTGGTCCTCCAGGGCGGAGGGGACCAGGGAATCGAACTGGTCCACCAGCTTCTTGGTCCGCTGCTCGAAGGCCTCGCGGTCCCCCTGAGTCCACCAGTCGGTGAGCGAACCGTCGGCGCCGTAGCGGGAGCCCTGATCGTCGAAGCCGTGGCCGATCTCGTGACCGATCACCGCACCGATGGCACCGAAGTTCTGCGCCATGTCCCGCTCCACGGAGAAGAAGGGCAGCTGCAAGATGGCCGCCGGGAAGCAGATCACGTTCTCCAGCGGGTGGTAGTAGGCGTTCACCGTCTGCGGGGTCATATGCCACTCGTCCGGATCCGGGCCCTCGTCGATCTTCTTCACGTCCCGCTCCCACTCGAACTGAGCGGCCCGGGCCACGTTTCCGACGACGTCGTCGCGGCTGACCTGCACGCTGCTGTAGTCGATCCAGCGCGCCGGATACCCCACCAGCGGGCGGAAGGCCTCCAGCTTCTCCAGGGCCCTGCGCCGGGTCTCCTCCCCCATCCAGTCCAGCGTGGAGATGGACTGGCGGTAGGCGCCCAGCAGAGCCTCGATCAGCTCGTCCATCGCCTGGCGGGCCTCCGGCGGGTAGTGCCGGGAGACGTAGATCTGGGCGACGTCCTCGCCCAGGTGGCCGTTGACCATGGCCACGCCGCGCTTCCAGCGCTCCTTGAGCTCCGGGACGCCGTTGAGGGTCTTGGAGTAGAAGCCGAAGTGCTCCTGGACCATCTCCTCGTGCAGCAGCGGGGCGGCCCAGCGCAGCACCTGGATGCGCAGCCAGTGCTTCCAGGTCTCCAGGCTGATGCTGGTCAGCGCGGCCTGCATACCGGGCAGGACATCGGGCTGGGTCAGCACGATCTCCCGGGTCTGGGACTCGGTGAGGCCCCAGCCGGCGAAGGCCTCGGTGACCAGCGGCATCAGCGCGATGACCTCTTCGCGGGTCTTCAGGTTGTAGCGCTTCTGGGCGTCGCGGGTGGTGACCACATCCCAGTGGTGGGAGGCGATGGTCTTCTCCAGGCCGAGGACGTCGGCGGCGGCCTCCTCGGCGGGGCGGGGCTCCAGGCCGCCCAGGATCAGGACACGGGCCAGGTGCTTCTGGTACTCCTCGCGGATCTCCGCGTAGGCGTCCTCGCGGTAGTAGGACTCATCGGGCAGGCCGATGCCGTCCTGGATGATGTGCCAGAGCTCGCGCTCCGGGCTGCCGGCGTCGCGCAGGGAGCCGGCGGCCACGATGCCGTCCATCCCATAGCGCTGCCAGGAGGCGGAGAGCCGCACCAGCTCCTGGACGGAGCTGACGGCGTCGACCTCGTCGAGGAAGCTCTGGATGGGGGCGAGCTTCTGCTGCTCGGCCCGCTCCGCGTCCATGAAGGAGGCGAAGAAGCCCCCCACCCGGGCTGCGACCTCGGCGAACTCAGTGCCCTCGAAGGCACCTGAGGCGGCCTCTTCGAGGATGGCACGGACATCAGCCTCAGCCTTGTCCCGCAGCTCGAGGAAGGAACCGTAGGAGTCCTGGTCGGAGGGGATCTCCGCCGTCTTCAGCCAGGTGCCGTTGACGTGCTTCTGGAAATCCTCCTGCGGCCGGATGGAGTCATCGATGTAGGGGAAGGAGGAGGTCTCAGTGCTCATCTCTCCAACCTACACCTGTGCCGCTCGCCGTGGTCCTAGGATCCGGTGCCCGATCTGAGCTCGACGGCGTCGATCAGCCGGACCGGTCCCACGCGGGCCGCGATGAGTGCCAGGGCGCGGCCGTAGAGCACGTCATCCTCAGTGAGGCGGACCCCGCTGCCGGCGGCCTGTTCCCCGCCGGGCTGGATCTGTCCGGGCTCGATCTCCTGCAGCGTGCTGGGGTCGACCACCACCAGATAGTCCAGGTCCACCCCGTCAGCCAGGTTCAGCTGGGCGACGACGCCGTCCACCTCCAACGGCTGGCCCTGAGCCGCCCGATCGTGCACCTGGAACAGGGCTGCCGAGAGCGCCGCAGCCTGCCGGTGCTCCTGCTCCGAGAGGCGCTGGTTGCGGCTGGACTGAGCCAGTCCGGAGGGATCGCGGACGATGGGCAGGCTGCGGATCTCTACCGGGTGGTCCAGGTCGATGACCATGCGCCGGAT is part of the Nesterenkonia lacusekhoensis genome and encodes:
- a CDS encoding ISL3 family transposase, translating into MAKPTFTTPDIDSFCLVDQLGLTITGQRLEEHRAVLECRVREDDPWCRHCGAEGVSIGTVVRQLAHVPLGWRPTTLVVRVRRYRCADCARVWRQDTSCTAAPRAKLSCHAVLWALKSLVIDRMSVTRIAAGLGAAWHTVNDAVLTAGTKLLINDPARFDGVRVLGVDEHCWRHTGRGSHFVTVIIDLTPVRNGTGPARLLDMVDGRSKQVFKTWLDAQNKQFRDGIEVVAMDGFTGFKTAAAEELPQATAVMDPFHVVALAGDALDRCRQRVQQDTLGHRGRSGDPLYGTRRTLRTGADLLTGKQHSRLAGVFAVDEHVEVEATWRIYQKIVAAYRNPSKSEGKKQLEAVIASLRRAVPRRLQELISLGRTFNRRAADILAYFERPGTSNGPTEAINGRLEHLRGTALGFRNLAHYIARSLLDTGGFRPLLHPHLR
- a CDS encoding histone-like nucleoid-structuring protein Lsr2, encoding MAQKVEVVLVDDLDGSEAKETVTFGLDSRFYEIDLSDDNAKELRDLLKRYIRKGRAIAPPSPQNEARQIRDWAVKNGYQVSSRGRLHRDIVEAYRNAKKR
- the lysS gene encoding lysine--tRNA ligase: MTAENPTAETTAKDLDTNDQRAVRMDKRERLLSRGVQPFPVKVERTDSLAEVRKRFDGTVEAGESTGETVSVTGRVMFIRNTGKLCFATLQEGGPQGSGSRLQAMISLAEVGEEALADWKSLVDLGDHVRITGEVVVSRRGELSVMATSFEIASKAIRPLPVLHAELNEETRVRQRYADLIVRDEAREMVYKRAAITRSIRDSLHSHGYVEVETPMLQLVHGGAQARPFETHLNAFDQDMTLRIATELYLKRAVVGGIDRVYEIGRVFRNEGVDSTHSPEFTTLESYEAWADMYTMAERMQEMIRNAADACGVGRQVEVAGPDGEPVTVDLDGEWTWLSVYPGLSEAVGQEITPETSAEVLREIAEKHEVKVDPAWGAQKLVVELFGEIVEPHLMQPTFVCDYPPIAQPLAREHREKPGVIEAWDLIIGGMERGTAFSELVDPVVQRERLVEQSRMAAEGDDEAMQYDEDFLRALEYGAPPMGGLGLGIDRLVMLFTGAGIRETILFPLLKPEVDNS
- a CDS encoding DMT family transporter, whose product is MTGPVRRTGTVQGRGLGIGAITITSVLWGTTGTAATFAPDAGPFAIGSAALGIGGLLQALIALPALRAARQRLRAHWGLLALGGLAVMIYPLAFYSSMHYAGVAIGSVVSLASAPLASGMLERLVDGKPLSRWWMLAAGLGITGSTMLCLAKMNEPASSTAETVGGIAAGLVAGATYATFSWAVHRLMEEGAGRAASMGAVFGVGGLLLMPVLVITGAPLIAGPEAFAVAAYMALVPMFVGYLLFGFGLTRVPASTATTVTLTEPAVAALLAVIIVGEQLSGLGWAGLAVIAAVLVILAVAPTNAAESGGSADPDPSQGPEDQHRAPMPVP
- a CDS encoding M13 family metallopeptidase, which produces MSTETSSFPYIDDSIRPQEDFQKHVNGTWLKTAEIPSDQDSYGSFLELRDKAEADVRAILEEAASGAFEGTEFAEVAARVGGFFASFMDAERAEQQKLAPIQSFLDEVDAVSSVQELVRLSASWQRYGMDGIVAAGSLRDAGSPERELWHIIQDGIGLPDESYYREDAYAEIREEYQKHLARVLILGGLEPRPAEEAAADVLGLEKTIASHHWDVVTTRDAQKRYNLKTREEVIALMPLVTEAFAGWGLTESQTREIVLTQPDVLPGMQAALTSISLETWKHWLRIQVLRWAAPLLHEEMVQEHFGFYSKTLNGVPELKERWKRGVAMVNGHLGEDVAQIYVSRHYPPEARQAMDELIEALLGAYRQSISTLDWMGEETRRRALEKLEAFRPLVGYPARWIDYSSVQVSRDDVVGNVARAAQFEWERDVKKIDEGPDPDEWHMTPQTVNAYYHPLENVICFPAAILQLPFFSVERDMAQNFGAIGAVIGHEIGHGFDDQGSRYGADGSLTDWWTQGDREAFEQRTKKLVDQFDSLVPSALEDHEGDHTVNGELTLGENIGDLGGLGIAHKALALWREQQGVEPQEIDGYSEDARFFFAWAQAWRHVTRPERAITLLSIDPHSPAEFRANQIVKNLDAFHEAFGTAEGDAMYLAPEDRVTIW